The following proteins are co-located in the Calliphora vicina chromosome 2, idCalVici1.1, whole genome shotgun sequence genome:
- the Nup154 gene encoding nuclear pore complex protein Nup154: MNLTQMSGQLDLLDIAGSMLEKHDSKDMCAPGLLEMTGINQHGMATASGLNDYDYQTLSSLSMGQKQLNQLQTVNKIPIPPEILEHFKHIKCHCMMGLFPEIGRAWLTIDSEIYIWTYEQSRDVAYYDGLSHLIISVGLVKPKPGVFINDVKYLLILTTPIEIIVLGVTFGDTTKTISSPTRNFQSTATFEEMQLMNKPIFILSTDNVSINVVMGSENGRIFLGGRDGCLYEISYQAESSWFGKRCKKVNHSQGIVSYIVPSFLKVFSENDPIVRLAIDSSRQLLYVLTEKGSIEAWEMGQDCNTMRRIAKVTQNEISQSAGNIIKTVDPAVFKNIKSICPLSVDDCQNLHLLAVTQCGVRLFFATNPLIAFQNPNIHQTSLNQSQISMTQHSPAKTTPVGGTVGTVTAPTSPQCPAIEQRRQQGLYLLHVRLPPGYTPNTTINKPKQVHSAHFNEGTLLMVSTPQQDQDILWSISSAPFPHRPYLTESTTVIPLDGIVWSLAEIPDRCKAQLQSILRKAQKPKKVVLLTNQGAHIISLLKPVDILQQLLIACHGPHHDAVKAFFQAQGDREACATALLLTCSEQYRGTDLAMWAAQSFLLYGGEPTFSNQMQMMGGMQGQRPYLNNSMGMDQRNTPQMFISTPMPNTGSGGLVNRTLQNTPMQSPIQHMQYPLSPIYNQNSFTGSGIAPVNDMNAIIYSSKHDGLYIYVARLLRPIWKIRCVDENLNSKLTQADCTFILEDLYALKNFLDANSVNDLSCTMRAFNNQNTLSNGYGLLMQNTTNMHTNDPHMNAAEQAQTEEKRSLTALNYFIKHTCEVIALWKILCEHQFQVLASQLLKDQQSVLLSCTFRDLILSRSESCALLIVTLINSYLKDNASVSTISSKLRDECPNLYRHEDAVSFKATEILMNSKNCTIIEEKQDKLRTALQLCKDAAPNLPLQNICQQFTLSGFFEGVIELTATCASKIDPEEFGIHFYQSDEPEEDREGYAAYAARLNCYKEVKLMMDHVYQSVCNANANQEFSQQICNKQELSVNAQIMKIVGMAVQVKDPILHVCVYEWLMVHDMLSELLSLTEQTLGEFLRRNVVRHPDNLNLIDLLWKYYEKNGHHAQAARILDNLASTQSDGIPLVQRIEYLARAVMCMRNDGVGYSITNGVLLKELEDKLEIARVQKTVLDAVSSLAPSNSDANKAVENLNKILYDITQLYENFADPFDLWECKLTILNCSHHNDPLLIESVWGKIINKSVEGAGSIQERSTRLFSKIETLFKEFGESGHCFPLAFIIRELEIKACQLRLSEGIVPDKLVAMNIDVELLMEYYSRMISINERVWANEGNEWHLVQSSIRVVTLLANNAHAIWSRSKRRIIGKAQDMVSVCLNLCYQKPGTERMQQSLKELQCRLQRSLT; encoded by the exons atgaatttaacaCAAATGAGCGGTCAACTAGACTTACTCGACATAGCTGGAAGCATGTTGGAAAAGCATGATTCTAAAGATATGTGTGCACCGGGGCTCTTGGAG ATGACCGGCATAAATCAACACGGAATGGCAACAGCTAGTGGTCTCAATGATTATGATTACCAAACACTCTCAAGTTTGTCCATGGGTCAGAAGCAGTTAAATCAATTACAAACTGTGAATAAAATTCCTATACCTCCTGAGATTTTGGAGCATTTTAAGc ATATAAAATGTCACTGCATGATGGGGCTTTTTCCGGAAATAGGAAGAGCTTGGTTAACGATTGATTCAGAAATATAT atttggACTTATGAGCAATCTCGTGATGTAGCATATTATGATGGTTTAAGTCATCTTATTATTAGTGTGGGTTTGGTGAAACCGAAACCTGGTGTTTTTATAAATGATGTTAAATATCTCTTAATACTAACTACTCCAattgaaataattgttttag gtgTCACCTTTGGCGATACGACGAAGACTATATCTTCGCCAACACGCAATTTTCAGAGTACTGCTACATTCGAAGAGATGCAGTTAATGAACAAACCTATTTTTATATTGAGCACTGATAACGTTTCTATAAATGTTGTTATGGGAAGTGAGAATGGTCGAATTTTTTTGGGAGGACGTGACGGATGTCTTTATGAAATATCTTATCAAGCAGAGTCAAGTTGGTTCGGAAAACGGTGTAAAAAAGTAAATCATTCTCAGGGTATAGTCTCATACATTGTTCCTAGCTTCTTGAAAGTATTTTCG gAAAATGATCCGATTGTTCGGCTGGCAATAGACAGTAGTCGTCAATTGCTATATGTTTTAACAGAAAAAGGTTCGATAGAGGCTTGGGAAATGGGACAAGATTGTAATACGATGCGTCGCATAGCTAAAGTGACTCAAAATGAAATTTCTCAAAGTGCCGGAAACATAATAAa gaCCGTAGACCCAGCAgtgtttaaaaacattaaatcaaTTTGTCCCCTTTCGGTGGATGATTGTCAAAATCTACATTTATTGGCGGTAACTCAATGTGGCGTCCGTTTGTTTTTTGCAACGAATCCGCTGATAGCATTTCAAAATCCTAATATTCATCAAACTTCTCTCAACCAATCTCAAATTTCAATGACACAACATTCACCAGCGAAAACTACACCAGTGGGTGGCACGGTTGGTACTGTGACAGCTCCAACGTCACCACAGTGTCCGGCAATAGAACAAAGGAGGCAACAAGGTTTGTATCTTTTACATGTGAGATTGCCGCCTGGATATACGCCCAATACAACCATCAACAAACCAAAGCAAGTTCATTCGGCCCACTTCAACGAAGGCACTTTACTGATGGTTTCAACGCCGCAACAGGATCAAGATATTTTGTGGTCTATAAGTTCAGCACCTTTTCCACATCGTCCATATTTAACTGAATCGACCACGGTAATTCCATTGGATGGTATTGTCTGGAGTTTGGCAGAGATTCCGGATCGTTGTAAGGCACAACTGCAATCAATATTGCGTAAAGCACAGAAACCTAAAAAAGTGGTTCTATTAACTAATCAAGGAGCTCACATTATTTCGCTACTGAAACCTGTAGATATTTTACAACAATTGCTTATTGCCTGTCACGGACCGCATCATGATGCAGTCAAAGCATTCTTTCag GCTCAAGGAGATCGCGAAGCTTGTGCCACAGCTTTACTTCTAACGTGCTCAGAACAGTATCGTGGTACAGATTTAGCAATGTGGGCGGCACAGTCATTTTTATTGTATGGTGGCGAGCCAACGTTTTCAAATCAAATGCAAATGATGGGAGGCATGCAGGGTCAACGTCCATATTTAAACAACTCTATGGGTATGGACCAACGCAACACGCCACAAATGTTCATATCAACACCAATGCCAAATACTGGAAGCGGTGGCTTAGTAAATCGTACACTGCAAAATACTCCCATGCAAAGTCCTATACAACATATGCAGTATCCCCTAAGCCCAA tataCAATCAAAATTCATTCACTGGATCTGGCATTGCGCCGGTTAACGATATGAATGCAATTATTTATTCTTCTAAACATGATGGTTTGTATATATATGTGGCACGTCTATTACGCCCAATATGGAAAATTCGTTGTGTGGATGAGAATCTAAATAGTAAATTAACTCAGGCTGATTGCACATTTATTTTGGAAGATTTGTATgcgcttaaaaattttttggatgcAAACTCCGTCAATGATTTATCCT GTACAATGAGAGCTTTTAATAACCAAAATACACTTTCCAATGGATATGGACTTTTGATGCAAAATACAACTAATATGCACACAAATGACCCACATATGAATGCTGCTGAACAAGCTCAAACCGAAGAGAAGCGTTCATTGACagctttgaattattttataa aaCATACTTGTGAAGTTATAGCATTGTGGAAGATTTTATGTGAACACCAATTTCAAGTTTTAGCCAGCCAACTGTTGAAGGATCAACAATCTGTTCTATTATCATGCACTTTTCGTGACTTAATTTTGTCTCGTTCTGAGTCGTGTGCCCTTTTAATTGTGACTTTAATAAATTCTTATTTAAAGGACAACGCATCTGTTAGcacaatatcttcaaaattacgcgACGAATGTCCCAATTTATACCGCCACGAAGATGCCGTCTCATTTAAAGCCActgaaattttaatgaattctaAAAATTGTACTATTATTGAAGAAAAGCAGGATAAATTGCGAACAGCACTACAACTGTGCAAAGATGCAGCTCCGAATTTgcctttacaaaatatttgtcaGCAG tttacaCTTAGTGGCTTCTTTGAAGGTGTTATAGAGTTGACCGCTACCTGCGCTTCCAAAATTGACCCTGAAGAATTTGGCATACACTTTTACCAGAGTGATGAACCAGAAGAAGATCGCGAAGGATATGCTGCATATGCTGCACG TCTAAACTGTTATAAGGAAGTAAAACTGATGATGGATCATGTTTACCAATCTGTTTGTAATGCCAATGCAAACCAAGAGTTTTCTCAGCAAATCTGCAATAAACAAGAGCTGAGTGTAAACGctcaaattatgaaaattgttgGCATGGCTGTACAAGTAAAAGATCCGATTTTACATGTTTGTGTCTATGAATGGCTAATGGTGCACGATATGCTATCTGAGCTACTATCGTTAACGGAACAAACATTGGGCGAATTTCTACGAAGAAATGTTGTACGACATCcagataatttaaatttaatagatttGTTGTGGAAATACTACGAAAAAAATGGTCACCATGCACAGGCAGCACgtattttagataatttagcaTCGACGCAGAGTGATGGTATTCCGCTGGTGCAAAGAATAGAATATTTGGCTAGAGCAGTAATGTGCATGCGAAATGATGGCGTTGGCTACTCAATAACAAATGGTGTCTTACTGAAGGAATTGGAGGATAAG TTAGAAATTGCTCGTGTTCAAAAAACGGTCTTGGATGCTGTTTCGTCTTTAGCTCCAAGCAATAGTGATGCTAATAAAgctgtagaaaatttaaacaaaattttatatgacaTTACTCAGTTATACGAAAATTTCGCAGATCCATTTGATTTGTGGGAATGTAAATTAACTATCCTTAACTGTTCGCATCATAATGACCCTTTGCTCATTGAATCAGTATGGggcaaaatcataaataaatctGTCGAAGGCGCTGGTTCCATACAAGAAAGAAGCACACGATTGTTTTCGAAAATTGAAACTCTATTCAAGGAGTTTGGGGAGTCGGGTCACTGCTTTCCACTTGCTTTCATTATAAGAGAACTGGAAATAAAGGCATGTCAGTTGCGTTTATCAGAAGGCATTGTACCAGATAAATTAGTAGCCATGAATATCGATGTAGAATTACTGATGGAATATTATTCCAG AATGATTTCAATTAATGAACGAGTATGGGCAAATGAAGGCAATGAGTGGCATTTAGTTCAATCTTCAATACGGGTAGTTACTCTTTTGGCAAACAATGCTCATGCTATATGGTCCAGATCAAA ACGGCGTATAATTGGAAAAGCGCAAGATATGGTAtcagtttgtttaaatttgtgctATCAGAAACCAGGAACTGAACGAATGCAACAGTCCTTAAAGGAATTGCAATGCCGCCTTCAAAGGAGTTTGACATaa